DNA from Synechococcales cyanobacterium T60_A2020_003:
ACCGGAACCATGATCGGCAGTGCAGGCTATGCCGCCCCAGAGCAGATTCTCGGCAAGGCCACCTTTGCCAGTGATCTGTATAGCCTCGGCGTTACCTGCCTGCATTTACTCACCGCTATCCACCCCTTTGACCTCTACAGCATTGCTGAAGATCGCTGGGTTTGGCGCGACTTTTTGCCCCATCCCGTGAGCGATCGCTTGGTTCGGGTACTGGACGGACTGCTGTATCGTCCCCTAAGTCAACGCTATCCACGAGCGGCGGACGTACTTCAAGACTTGCAGCGGGTTACCGTCGTGAAGCGCGATCGCTCTATTCCTGGGGCACAATCTAACGCATCTAAATCAGCAACTCTCAATCCGTCAAGGGCGGGTGTCCTACAGCGTCCCGTCCTGCGGGAACACTCCCCTTCGCGGCGAAGTGTTGCACCGTCTGTGCTTTACACCCTTGACCACACCTTGGTCGGACATGAGGCCAGTGTGAATGCGATCGCTCTGAGTCCAGGCGGACAGCGCATTATCAGCAGTAGCCGCGAGAACCTGTGCTTCTGGAACGGACAGACGGGCGAGTTGATCCATCGCTTTCCAGGGCGATCGCCCAATCTTTCCCTAAAATCGGCGGCGGCCATTGTCGGTCTAGGTCTCGCTTTAAATCCACCATTGCTGCTCACGGTGATGGAAGATGGGGGCATCAAGGTTTGGGATCTCCACCAGCGCACTCTAAAAGCATCGTGGAGTGTCGAGGGCTGGGGAATTAGTGCGGTGGCACTCAGCAGCGATGGCGAACTGCTGGCACTGGGCAGTGGGGACGGTAGGGTGCAGGTGTGGGATTTGGTCGAAAAACGGGCGATCGCCACCGTGCATCGCCACCGTGATCGGATTACGGCTCTGACGTTTACCGAAGATGGCGAGTGGTTGGTGAGCAGTAGTGGGGATCGGACGATTCGAGTGTGGGATGTGGGAGCCATCTGGGAGTCAGGGCAGTGCGAGTTATTGAATACCTTCAAAGTGAGCGATCGCCCTACCGCGATCGCCTTTAGTCCCAACGAAGAAGCCCTGGTATCCGCAGGCGAACGGGGCGAACTCCGCCTCTGGAACTTAGCCACCAATGCATTGATCAAGACCATTCCCGCTCACCGAGCGGCGATCGCAACCCTAGCCTGCTCTCCCAAGGGGCATTGGCTCGCCAGCGGTAGCGATGACAGTACCCTTAAGCTGTGGGCATGGGAGCACCCCAGCACGCTGGAGTACACCGACCAACTCACCGCATCCTGGGCCGTAAAGTCCCTAGCCTTTACGGGGGATCAACAAACTCTCGTTAGCGGCAATCAGGATGGTACGGTACAGATTTGGCGACAGACCTAATCCCATCCCAGTTTCTTCAACTCCAGCCACAGAACCAAGGCTGGAATCGCGAATGGTGCAACGCAGCCTCCACGCAAAACGCAAAACTGGTATCCCTATCCGTCAGCTGCTACAAAGGGCTGAGTCCTTATCCCTCGGCTAGCCGGACTGGAATCTCAATGGTGAACTCTGCCCCCTTATTCGGAGACGACTGACAGGTTAGACGTCCCTGGTGGCGTTCTACAACGATTTGATGGCTAATGGACAAACCCAAGCCCGTACCTTTACCGACATCCTTGGTTGTGAAAAACGGGTCAAAAATTCGGCTCAGAATGTCTGGCGGTATTCCAGGGCCATTATCGGCAATCGTAATCTGGATGCGATCGCCCTCAACCGCCCGCGTTCGCACTAAGATCTTGGGCTCAAATCCTGGTCGCTCCGCTTCCCAATCTCGTAATGCATCAATGGAGTTGCTCAGGATGTTCATAAAGACCTGATTGAGTTGTCCGGCGTAACACTTCACCTGGGGCAACTGACCATACTGCCGCACAATTACCACGGTTGCCTTGCCAGAATCCGCCCTCAGACGAGGCTGCAAGATCATCAATGTGCTGTCAACGCCTTGATGGATATCGACCAGCTTGAGTTCAGCTTCGTCATGGCGGGAGAAATTGCGGAGCGATCGCACAATTTCCCGAATTCGCTCAGACCCAGTCCGCATCGACCCCAACAGCTTCGGCAGATCCTGAATCACGAAGTCCAAATCGACAGCTTGCACCTGTTCTTTAAGTTCCGGGGGTTCCTCGGTAATGGCCGCCCGGTAATGCTGGAGCAAGTTGAGTAAGTCCTGGGTATAGCGAGTCGCATACGCCAGATTGCCGTAAATAAAGTTGACGGGATTATTGATTTCATGAGCTACACCCGCCATCAGTTGTCCCAGACTCGACATCTTCTCACTTTGGACAAGCTGCGTTTGGGTTTGCTTCAACTCATCTAGGGCTTTCTGGAGCTGTTGAGCATTTTCCCGTTCCTTCGCTTCCGACTTTCGCAGGGCTTCTTCAGCTTGTTTGCTCTTGGTGATATCCTCTACCGTACCTTCGTAGTAGAGAGTGTTGCCTTGGCGATCGCGCACAACCCGCGCATTTTCCGAAATCCAAAACGTGCTGCCATCCCGCCGCCTAGCCTGGGAAACGAACATTGACACCGATCCCTCTTTCTCTAGCCTTGCGCGAAATTCTGCCCGCCGCAAAGGATTAACATACAGATAATCCGTACAAGGAACCTCGCTCTCAAACTCTTCGAAGGATGCGTATCCAAACATTTTGACCAACGCTGGATTAACGCTCAGATAGTGTCCATCGGTTGAGGTTTGAGCAATGCCCTCAGCAGCGTTTTCAAAAATGCTGCGGTATTTCTCTTCAGCGCGGCGCAGTTGATCCTCGGTTCGTTTGTGAGCGGTAATATTACGCGCCACCCATAGCACCCGCTGATCGGGTAATGGCGAAATTGTGGCGTTATACCAAGCCGAGCCATCAAAGCTTCCGTCAGAGCTAGTTTGTGCTTCGGCATCGCTAATGGGCAAACTGTATTCTAGCGTTAGCGTACAACCCGTATTGAGCGATCGCTGAATATAAATGGCAAATAACGTCGCCTGAGGAGCAGGTAAAACGTCATATACCGTCTTGCCAACCCGCTGCACCTCCGGCTTGTAAAGAAGTTCAGAGTTTGTAGACACCATTTTGCAATAGCGGCCTTCTGCATCAAAAACCGTAATCACATCGGTCATTGCGGCAAATAACGCCTTAAGCTCCGCTTCCGAACCACGGAGGGCCGCCTCCACCCGCTGCCGCTCTTGAATCTCAATCAGCAACCGCTGATTGGCCTCTTTCAAGGCTTGCGTCCGCTCTTCCACCCGCGTTTCCAATTCGGCTTTAGCTTCTTGGAGAGCCTGTTGAGCGAGCTTGAGCTCTGTGATATCTTCAACCGTTCCTTCAAAACACAGCGGCTCACCATTTTCATCACGAACGATGCGGGCATTTTCCGAAATCCAAATGAGGCTGCCATCCTTGCGCTGAACCTGGGATTCAAAACGCACAACGGATCCCTGCTCAGACAGGAGTTGAATAAATTCAGCACGGCGACCAGGTTCAACATATAGCTGCTTGCTGATATCGCTGAAACTCTGGATGAGATCCTCTGGTGAGTCGTAGCCATAAATCCGGGCAAGGGCAGGATTGGCACTCAGGTAGCGTCCCTCTAGGGTGGTTTGGAAAATTCCCTCTACGGCATTTTCAAAGATCGAGCGGTAGTTCGCTTCCGCTTGACGCAGGGAAGCTTCAGCCTGAGAACGTTCGGTAATATCAATGCCAACAATAAACGCGGCGCAATCGTTGTCGTATTTCTGGGCGACAATTAAATAATCGCGAGTTTGACCTTTGACGAGGGTAGACACTTGGCGATAGACGTCTTGTTGGTTTCCGGCAAAGAACTCTTTGACAAATTCTCTAAACTCCAGACCACTGCCCAAAAAGCCAATGTCCTGCCCTGGGAAGGTATCAATCGGGAGATCAAACATCTGAGCCAGATGACGATTGACTCCCAGGTACCGCAAATCGGCACTCACCCACGACACAATCCCCGGCACCGCATCCAACACCGCCTGCAACTGGTTTTTCGCCGCTTGTAGCTCTATTTCTGCATGCTGACGCTCAGCAACTTCATCCACGAGCTGATCATTCGATGCTTTGAGCGCGGCTGTTCGCTCAGCAATGATGTCTTCTAAGCGAGCATGGGTTTGCTGCAATTCCGCTTCAATCTGCTTGCGATGGGTAACATCCACGCAGCTCCCTTCGTAATAGAGCGGATTACCCTGTTGGTCGCGCACCAATCGGACACTTTCAGACACCCAAATCTGCTGTCCGTCTTTCCGATAAACTTGACATTCAAACTCTCGGATGACCTGGCATTGTTCCAAACGTTGTTTGAACTGTTGTCGCACGGTGCGATCGCAGTAGATTTGCTGATCCACATTTGACACCGTTGCAATTAAATCGGCTGGCGATTCATATCCCAGGATTTCAGCGAGGGACAAATTCGCACTTAAATATCCACCGTCTGGAATCGCCTGAAAAAAACCAATAACGGCATTGTCCACAATGTCGCGATAAAGCGTATTCGGCTCAGTTTCAGGGGATATGCTCTCTGGGTCGCCGTTGTCGCGTCCAGACGGAGACTGCCTTGGGGCAGCGGTTTGCAGATCAGCCACCTGCTGCCGCAGGCGTTGCACTTCTTCAAGCAATTCATCGTAGGTCAATGCGGTTGAATTGGCGACGTCTTGGTTGTGCATTGGCAAAGTTACATCCCATGAAGAAGCAAGCAGTTGTGCAAGCTAGCCCCCATCCGCAACACTCAAACAGTATCTAGTTGCGATCGCTGGCGGCACCTATTTAGACTTAACAGCCCAAGACCCAAACGTTCAGGCAAAGTTTCTAAAAAATTTTATTTTTTATCTTGGCAAACCCTCTGTCACACCCCAAATGCATCATGCCTCAAAGCAATACTAGGAGGGATCTGGACTAGCGGCATTCAGTTTCCAGAGGAGGCTAGAGAGCAAATTCGTGGTGGCGTGAGCCGTGATCGGAATCAATAAATTTCCGGTGTAGAGTGCGCTGAGTCCTAGCACCGCTCCGATGACTGTGGCCCAGATTACGTACGACCACTGCTGCGTCCCACTGAAATGAAGAACCCCAAAGCAAAGGCTGGAAATGGCTAAACCAAACCAGTTGAGGCCAATGGCAGGCAACATCACACCGCGAAACAGGAGTTCTTCGCTGAGTCCTGGCAAAAGCCCTAACCAAAGGAGATCTGGCAACATCAACGGAGCAAGCACCATATTGAGGTAAAAATCTGCACTCTGGCGGTACGACTCCCAGAGATAATACACCACGCTACTCGCCGCCGTAATGCCCAGCCCCAGCAGAATGCCGAGCACGATCGCGATGGGTTCCCAGGACACCGCCAACAGTTCTACCCGGTCGAACATTAGCCAAAACTGGGCAATGACGAAGAGAACTACAGCAGTGACTC
Protein-coding regions in this window:
- a CDS encoding PAS domain S-box protein gives rise to the protein MPMHNQDVANSTALTYDELLEEVQRLRQQVADLQTAAPRQSPSGRDNGDPESISPETEPNTLYRDIVDNAVIGFFQAIPDGGYLSANLSLAEILGYESPADLIATVSNVDQQIYCDRTVRQQFKQRLEQCQVIREFECQVYRKDGQQIWVSESVRLVRDQQGNPLYYEGSCVDVTHRKQIEAELQQTHARLEDIIAERTAALKASNDQLVDEVAERQHAEIELQAAKNQLQAVLDAVPGIVSWVSADLRYLGVNRHLAQMFDLPIDTFPGQDIGFLGSGLEFREFVKEFFAGNQQDVYRQVSTLVKGQTRDYLIVAQKYDNDCAAFIVGIDITERSQAEASLRQAEANYRSIFENAVEGIFQTTLEGRYLSANPALARIYGYDSPEDLIQSFSDISKQLYVEPGRRAEFIQLLSEQGSVVRFESQVQRKDGSLIWISENARIVRDENGEPLCFEGTVEDITELKLAQQALQEAKAELETRVEERTQALKEANQRLLIEIQERQRVEAALRGSEAELKALFAAMTDVITVFDAEGRYCKMVSTNSELLYKPEVQRVGKTVYDVLPAPQATLFAIYIQRSLNTGCTLTLEYSLPISDAEAQTSSDGSFDGSAWYNATISPLPDQRVLWVARNITAHKRTEDQLRRAEEKYRSIFENAAEGIAQTSTDGHYLSVNPALVKMFGYASFEEFESEVPCTDYLYVNPLRRAEFRARLEKEGSVSMFVSQARRRDGSTFWISENARVVRDRQGNTLYYEGTVEDITKSKQAEEALRKSEAKERENAQQLQKALDELKQTQTQLVQSEKMSSLGQLMAGVAHEINNPVNFIYGNLAYATRYTQDLLNLLQHYRAAITEEPPELKEQVQAVDLDFVIQDLPKLLGSMRTGSERIREIVRSLRNFSRHDEAELKLVDIHQGVDSTLMILQPRLRADSGKATVVIVRQYGQLPQVKCYAGQLNQVFMNILSNSIDALRDWEAERPGFEPKILVRTRAVEGDRIQITIADNGPGIPPDILSRIFDPFFTTKDVGKGTGLGLSISHQIVVERHQGRLTCQSSPNKGAEFTIEIPVRLAEG
- a CDS encoding CPBP family intramembrane metalloprotease; this translates as MGVTAVVLFVIAQFWLMFDRVELLAVSWEPIAIVLGILLGLGITAASSVVYYLWESYRQSADFYLNMVLAPLMLPDLLWLGLLPGLSEELLFRGVMLPAIGLNWFGLAISSLCFGVLHFSGTQQWSYVIWATVIGAVLGLSALYTGNLLIPITAHATTNLLSSLLWKLNAASPDPS
- a CDS encoding serine/threonine protein kinase; amino-acid sequence: MSYCPNPDCVQPVNPPTEEFCVSCGRDLIVGDRYRILQPISAGGFGTTFLAIDEDDEFEGDRRCVLKRFSLRLQNSAYAEKAAQLFQDEAARLQDLIDHPQIPRWLDQFDHDGDPYLVQDYIDGQTLETVLAEQGAFSESQVQTVLLQLLPVLDHIHRCRIIHRDLKPANIILPSGGGRLVLVDFGASKYATNTVLARTGTMIGSAGYAAPEQILGKATFASDLYSLGVTCLHLLTAIHPFDLYSIAEDRWVWRDFLPHPVSDRLVRVLDGLLYRPLSQRYPRAADVLQDLQRVTVVKRDRSIPGAQSNASKSATLNPSRAGVLQRPVLREHSPSRRSVAPSVLYTLDHTLVGHEASVNAIALSPGGQRIISSSRENLCFWNGQTGELIHRFPGRSPNLSLKSAAAIVGLGLALNPPLLLTVMEDGGIKVWDLHQRTLKASWSVEGWGISAVALSSDGELLALGSGDGRVQVWDLVEKRAIATVHRHRDRITALTFTEDGEWLVSSSGDRTIRVWDVGAIWESGQCELLNTFKVSDRPTAIAFSPNEEALVSAGERGELRLWNLATNALIKTIPAHRAAIATLACSPKGHWLASGSDDSTLKLWAWEHPSTLEYTDQLTASWAVKSLAFTGDQQTLVSGNQDGTVQIWRQT